The Mucilaginibacter yixingensis genome window below encodes:
- a CDS encoding fasciclin domain-containing protein, with the protein MRKFRMVLFAAVALLAFSLKSKAQASLLGGISDESEYYKFASLVRASNIGADLAKAVTYTVFAPDNTTFREMPTSKMDSLSADPAAMANFLKGHIVKGKLTMMALAAKLTAGKGRTTLVTLSGQTLKIQKVAGNKILLTDAAGNQIHFLAFDIKDPHGVVHGIDHCIGVK; encoded by the coding sequence ATGAGAAAATTCCGAATGGTATTGTTTGCCGCAGTGGCCCTGCTGGCATTTAGTTTGAAAAGTAAGGCACAAGCCTCTTTATTAGGTGGCATTAGCGATGAGTCTGAGTACTACAAATTTGCCAGCCTGGTGCGCGCATCAAACATTGGTGCAGATTTGGCAAAGGCGGTAACTTACACCGTATTTGCACCAGATAACACCACCTTCCGCGAAATGCCCACCAGCAAAATGGATAGCCTGAGTGCAGATCCTGCAGCTATGGCCAACTTCCTGAAAGGACACATTGTAAAAGGCAAATTGACCATGATGGCACTTGCTGCCAAGTTAACCGCGGGCAAGGGCAGAACCACGTTGGTTACGCTTTCTGGCCAAACACTTAAAATACAAAAAGTAGCTGGCAATAAAATATTGCTTACCGATGCCGCAGGCAATCAGATCCACTTTCTGGCATTTGATATTAAAGACCCGCATGGCGTGGTGCATGGTATTGACCATTGCATAGGTGTGAAGTAA
- a CDS encoding mandelate racemase/muconate lactonizing enzyme family protein, producing MHTNRRNFLATAALGSVAAALPLTSFGKTNDATEAEYARLDAAAKRPVLKKELFKDPVIIDNIELLRYKDTFLCRVRSKDGAVGMAVGNSLQMRYLYPIFVNRLQPFFIGKDARNLEALLEEVYVYDSNYKLQSVAFWDPVATLEFALLDMMGRIANKSIGQLIGDIHHKEIHVYQANSERDITAEETIRHLQAQLAQSQAKAIKFKLGGRMSHVEYPAKRSEQLIPLVRKTFGDDMVISADANGSYDVKEAIRIGKIMEEYKYAFYEEPVPFDWYQETRQVADALNIPIAGGEQEPSLRNFRWLLGTKTLKIVQQDQFYFGGMIRSMRVARMAEVMGAVCTPHTTGDGFGYVYLAHFISAIPNAGKYHEFKDLSKNLPFECKDSSLKSENGVVKIPQGPGLGVDIDPDYVKKHTVVTA from the coding sequence ATGCATACCAACAGACGTAATTTTTTGGCTACTGCCGCTTTGGGCAGCGTGGCCGCCGCGTTGCCATTAACCTCTTTCGGCAAAACCAATGATGCCACCGAGGCCGAATACGCCCGACTTGACGCAGCCGCAAAACGCCCGGTACTAAAAAAAGAACTTTTTAAAGACCCGGTGATTATTGACAACATTGAATTGCTGCGCTACAAGGATACCTTTTTATGCCGCGTACGCTCAAAAGACGGCGCCGTTGGCATGGCCGTGGGTAACAGCCTGCAAATGCGTTACCTGTACCCCATTTTCGTTAATCGCCTGCAGCCGTTTTTTATTGGTAAAGACGCCCGTAACCTGGAGGCCCTGCTGGAAGAAGTTTATGTGTACGATAGCAATTACAAGCTGCAAAGCGTTGCCTTTTGGGATCCGGTAGCTACCCTGGAGTTTGCCCTGCTGGATATGATGGGCCGCATTGCCAACAAATCCATCGGTCAGCTGATTGGCGATATTCATCACAAAGAAATTCATGTTTACCAAGCCAATAGCGAGCGCGATATTACCGCTGAAGAAACCATCAGGCATCTGCAGGCGCAACTAGCGCAATCGCAAGCCAAAGCCATTAAATTTAAGCTGGGCGGCCGGATGAGCCATGTAGAATATCCGGCTAAGCGCTCAGAACAGTTGATCCCGCTGGTGCGCAAAACCTTTGGCGATGATATGGTGATTTCTGCCGATGCCAATGGTTCTTATGACGTGAAGGAAGCCATTCGCATTGGTAAGATCATGGAAGAGTATAAATACGCCTTCTATGAAGAACCCGTACCGTTTGACTGGTATCAGGAAACCCGTCAAGTGGCCGACGCGCTTAACATCCCAATTGCCGGTGGCGAACAGGAACCAAGCCTGCGTAACTTCCGCTGGTTGCTGGGCACCAAAACGCTCAAAATAGTACAGCAAGACCAGTTTTACTTTGGCGGCATGATTCGCTCTATGCGCGTAGCCCGTATGGCCGAAGTGATGGGCGCTGTATGCACGCCGCACACCACAGGTGATGGCTTTGGCTATGTGTACCTGGCGCACTTTATCTCGGCTATTCCTAACGCCGGCAAATACCACGAGTTTAAAGACCTGAGCAAAAATCTGCCGTTTGAATGTAAAGACTCTTCATTAAAAAGCGAGAACGGTGTGGTTAAAATACCACAAGGTCCAGGCCTGGGTGTAGATATCGACCCGGATTATGTAAAGAAACATACTGTTGTTACAGCATAA
- a CDS encoding helix-turn-helix transcriptional regulator: METRRDVFQAIADPTRRAILALVVAQAMTPGAIAGNFNSSRQTISKHIQILTECELLNQTQNGREIFYHFNANKLKEVAAWLEPYRKLWETRLDAIDDLLKEMQASPKTDK; encoded by the coding sequence ATGGAGACACGTAGAGATGTATTTCAAGCCATAGCCGATCCTACCCGCCGGGCCATACTGGCGCTGGTTGTTGCCCAAGCCATGACGCCGGGCGCCATAGCCGGAAACTTTAACTCATCCAGACAAACTATCTCCAAGCACATCCAGATTTTAACTGAATGTGAACTGCTGAATCAAACACAAAACGGCCGAGAAATCTTTTATCATTTCAATGCCAATAAATTAAAAGAAGTAGCAGCATGGCTGGAACCCTACCGCAAATTATGGGAAACACGGCTTGATGCGATTGATGACCTGCTGAAAGAAATGCAGGCATCGCCAAAAACCGACAAGTAA
- a CDS encoding VOC family protein, whose translation MNNQMYPCLWFDGQARAAADFYCTIFPDSKIINDSGMVVNFELNGTLFMGLNGGPHFKFNEAVSFVIPCKDQQEIDHYWDRLTSDGGQESQCGWCKDKFGLSWQVVPSILGELMSDPQKGPRVVQAFMQMKKFDIETLKNA comes from the coding sequence ATGAACAACCAAATGTATCCTTGCTTATGGTTTGATGGTCAGGCCAGGGCTGCAGCAGATTTTTACTGCACCATCTTCCCTGACTCAAAAATCATCAATGACTCTGGGATGGTCGTAAACTTTGAACTAAACGGGACCCTCTTTATGGGTCTGAACGGCGGCCCTCATTTTAAATTTAATGAAGCTGTTTCTTTTGTTATCCCCTGCAAAGATCAGCAGGAAATTGATCATTACTGGGATCGGCTGACGTCAGACGGTGGGCAGGAGAGCCAGTGTGGTTGGTGTAAAGACAAATTTGGCCTGTCATGGCAGGTAGTGCCAAGCATATTAGGTGAGCTAATGTCAGACCCTCAAAAAGGACCGCGTGTGGTACAGGCATTTATGCAGATGAAGAAATTTGATATTGAAACCTTGAAAAATGCCTAG
- a CDS encoding SRPBCC domain-containing protein, which yields MAKQVQVTKVFNAPVEMVWRVWVEPQLIKRWWGPRHFISPMAQIDFRVGGRSLVSMKAPQEMGGREWYSIWDYVKIDPLKTIEFIQSLADENGQKTNPVSVGMPADFPSEIQTIVTFRELGPNQTEMTVTEYADFGTMSNFAQIGLEQSLDKMAAIFS from the coding sequence ATGGCCAAGCAAGTTCAGGTAACTAAAGTATTTAATGCGCCTGTAGAAATGGTGTGGCGGGTTTGGGTTGAGCCGCAGCTGATTAAACGATGGTGGGGACCCAGGCATTTTATATCGCCAATGGCGCAAATTGACTTCCGGGTGGGTGGCCGATCGCTGGTGAGTATGAAGGCTCCGCAGGAAATGGGCGGCCGCGAATGGTATTCTATTTGGGATTACGTAAAAATCGACCCGCTAAAAACAATTGAGTTTATACAAAGCCTGGCAGATGAGAACGGTCAGAAAACCAACCCTGTCAGCGTAGGCATGCCGGCAGATTTTCCCTCAGAGATCCAAACGATAGTAACCTTCCGCGAGCTTGGGCCAAACCAAACAGAAATGACCGTTACTGAATATGCAGACTTTGGCACCATGAGCAACTTTGCCCAAATTGGTCTTGAACAAAGCCTGGATAAGATGGCAGCGATCTTTAGTTGA
- a CDS encoding phytanoyl-CoA dioxygenase family protein: MENKFKYSDADLDSFDRVIKEHGWIIYEDVINPALLQEMIDSLSGSYQKRREIQIANGIAENMDGTLHHLVERDTFALHFLDQKYCDAQIRHFLGGNYIINSLGAVINTKSAGRYVQNVHRDIRSFTGDFKLMLQFMVVLDDFTLENGATWFLSGSHTNEEKPDDEHFYNNADRAVAKKGSMIAFDANLWHAAGKNYTDQPRRALTGAFTRPFFKPQLDYPRALGYAFGEELNPHLRQVLGYNARIPENLQEYYQPVEKRMYQPGQG, from the coding sequence ATGGAAAACAAGTTTAAATATTCAGACGCCGATTTGGATTCATTTGACCGTGTTATTAAAGAGCATGGTTGGATTATTTATGAAGACGTAATCAACCCCGCTCTTTTGCAGGAAATGATTGATTCGCTAAGTGGTTCATACCAAAAAAGGCGGGAGATACAGATAGCGAACGGGATAGCCGAAAATATGGATGGAACACTACATCACCTGGTAGAGCGGGATACGTTTGCCCTCCATTTCCTCGATCAAAAGTATTGCGATGCCCAGATAAGGCATTTTCTGGGTGGCAATTATATCATCAACTCGTTAGGGGCCGTCATCAATACCAAAAGTGCCGGGAGATATGTTCAAAACGTACATCGCGATATCAGGAGTTTTACGGGTGATTTTAAGCTGATGCTTCAGTTTATGGTTGTCCTTGATGACTTTACGCTTGAAAACGGCGCTACCTGGTTTCTATCCGGCTCGCACACCAACGAAGAAAAACCGGATGACGAGCATTTTTACAATAATGCCGATCGTGCTGTAGCAAAAAAGGGCAGCATGATTGCGTTTGATGCCAATTTATGGCACGCTGCCGGTAAGAACTATACCGACCAGCCCAGAAGAGCGCTAACCGGGGCTTTTACCCGCCCGTTCTTTAAGCCACAACTGGATTACCCAAGAGCGCTTGGTTATGCCTTTGGCGAAGAGTTAAATCCACATTTAAGGCAGGTTTTAGGTTATAACGCCAGGATTCCTGAAAATCTGCAGGAGTATTATCAGCCGGTTGAAAAAAGAATGTATCAACCAGGGCAAGGTTAG
- a CDS encoding GNAT family N-acetyltransferase, with translation MGYRSFTVQYRKEWDDYVNRSLLHDVFHSCTYQSLNTEGEPLLFVYEEGDMFIALPVVKRKVEGTDFYDMTSVYGYCGPISNVNITELSEVILADFTAAFKRFMTDQRAICIFSRLHPFIDQCHLLENIGGVVENGSTLYMDLSSSIDDQRSGYEKRLSRQVRQLRNKGYLIKEATNADEIKAFVDVYHKNMDRLHAAPMYYFDEAYFTTILELEGFDSKLLLVYDGTVLTCGALVLLSDTIIRNHLSATSPDYLSESPSKLLTDEISVMGRRLGKKIFHLGGGVGGKEDSLFEFKKRFSNLQVKDHIWRYVNDREAYDAIVAKAGADIDLQSGYFPLYRQPKEKRDPIFQIAN, from the coding sequence ATGGGATACCGTAGTTTTACTGTACAATACAGAAAAGAATGGGATGACTACGTCAATAGATCACTGCTGCACGACGTATTTCATTCTTGTACCTATCAGTCGTTAAACACTGAAGGAGAGCCGTTGCTATTTGTGTATGAGGAGGGCGATATGTTTATTGCTTTGCCTGTTGTGAAAAGAAAAGTTGAGGGTACTGATTTTTATGATATGACGTCGGTATACGGTTATTGCGGCCCAATCTCTAACGTTAATATAACAGAACTATCAGAAGTAATCTTGGCTGACTTTACGGCAGCATTTAAGCGTTTTATGACCGACCAGCGCGCCATTTGTATATTTTCAAGGCTTCACCCGTTTATAGATCAGTGCCATTTGCTGGAAAATATAGGCGGCGTAGTTGAAAATGGGTCAACTTTATACATGGATCTGTCCTCGTCCATTGATGATCAACGGAGCGGTTATGAAAAGAGACTCTCCCGCCAGGTACGGCAACTGCGCAATAAGGGTTATCTGATTAAAGAAGCAACCAATGCAGACGAGATTAAGGCTTTTGTTGATGTTTATCACAAAAACATGGATCGCTTACATGCCGCACCCATGTATTACTTTGACGAGGCATACTTTACCACCATATTAGAATTGGAGGGGTTTGACAGTAAGCTTCTGCTGGTGTATGACGGAACTGTGCTCACTTGCGGGGCCCTGGTATTGCTGTCAGATACTATTATCAGAAACCATCTTTCTGCCACATCTCCTGATTATTTGAGTGAATCGCCAAGCAAGCTGTTAACAGACGAAATAAGCGTGATGGGAAGGCGGCTTGGCAAAAAGATCTTTCATCTTGGCGGCGGTGTGGGTGGTAAAGAAGATTCACTTTTTGAGTTTAAAAAGCGTTTCTCAAACCTGCAGGTAAAAGATCATATATGGCGCTACGTTAATGACCGCGAGGCGTATGATGCTATTGTTGCCAAGGCAGGCGCCGATATTGATCTGCAATCGGGCTACTTCCCGCTTTACAGGCAGCCAAAAGAAAAACGAGACCCTATATTTCAAATAGCAAATTAA
- a CDS encoding glycosyltransferase gives MKDNNLMLSVCCITYNHEKFIGEALDGFLMQKTNFSFDIVIGDDCSTDGTSDVITTYQEQYPDKIKLIRSSKNIGAHENMRNVVKACTGKYIALCDGDDYWTDPNKLQKQVDFLEQHPDYVMCCHYTRVIDTNYNTLHVDPSPKPLVHTYHDLLVGKQEETKTATVVYRNVQEISQIFDEAWYLDFNAADKLLKIFATYKTAGKIYVMPEVMSCYRNHVGGIWSMIEADARRDKVINDFNQIIRRFSYRGREKRKLLLLYLKRDILFELRRFRIRKAFDTLRYLI, from the coding sequence ATGAAAGATAATAATTTGATGTTGAGTGTGTGTTGTATCACTTATAATCATGAAAAGTTTATAGGTGAAGCACTTGATGGGTTTCTGATGCAAAAAACCAATTTCTCATTTGATATTGTTATCGGAGATGACTGCTCGACTGACGGTACTTCTGATGTAATAACGACATATCAAGAGCAATATCCCGATAAGATAAAATTGATCCGGAGTAGTAAAAATATTGGCGCCCATGAGAACATGCGGAACGTAGTTAAAGCTTGCACCGGGAAATATATAGCGCTTTGCGATGGCGACGATTATTGGACAGATCCAAATAAACTGCAAAAACAGGTGGATTTTCTGGAGCAGCATCCTGATTATGTAATGTGCTGCCACTACACACGGGTAATAGATACCAATTATAACACCCTGCATGTTGATCCGAGCCCGAAACCATTGGTACACACCTATCATGATCTGTTGGTTGGGAAGCAAGAAGAAACTAAGACCGCTACAGTTGTATATCGCAATGTTCAAGAGATTAGCCAGATTTTTGACGAAGCCTGGTATCTTGATTTCAACGCAGCTGATAAACTGCTGAAGATTTTTGCCACTTATAAAACAGCAGGTAAAATATATGTAATGCCCGAGGTGATGAGTTGCTACCGCAATCATGTTGGCGGTATATGGAGCATGATAGAGGCTGATGCCCGGAGAGATAAAGTAATCAACGATTTTAATCAGATCATCAGGCGCTTTAGCTACCGGGGACGTGAGAAGAGAAAGCTGTTATTGCTGTATTTAAAGAGAGACATTTTATTTGAATTGCGACGATTTAGAATACGCAAAGCATTTGATACCCTTAGATACCTAATCTAA